The genomic segment GGATATGTATTTGAGCAGCGAAATTTCGAAACATGGAGTCCTGAAATGATGGTTGCGGGTTTATCTGAAGAAAACGCCCATCCAGGCGCAGTTCGAGCTTTCAAGGAATTGGGATGGTGGGACCTGACTAAAAAATTCAAGCCCGCATCCCTGCCAGACTGCCAATGAAATCTTACTTGGAGAAAAAAAATGCAGACTCCTGTATTAAACAAAAACTATCCCCGCCAATATGAATCCTGGCTCAAGCTGAAGAACGGGAAAGAGGTTTTTCTAAGGCCTATCATGGAAACAGACGGCAATCTTATTATTGATTTATTCAATAAAATGTCCCCTCAGTCAATCTATCTTCGTTTTTTACGAAATCTTGATGCTCTTACAGAAAATATGATTTCCCATTTTACCCACGTAGATTATAATAAAGAATTTGCTCTTGCTGCAGTGGTTAAAGAATGTGGAAAAGATGCAGTTATAGCTGTTGGACGCTACGGGTATGACCCTGATGAAAATACTACTGACTTAGCTGTTGCAGTCCGTGATGACTGGCAGAATGCCGGACTTGGCAAACCTTTGTTGATGAAGGTTGTTAATATTGCAAAGGAGCATGGTATTTCACATTTTACAGGTATGATGGATCCCCAGAACATGATTATCAGAAAAGTCTTGCAGGAACTTGGATTTAAAGTGCAGTATTCTTCAAAAAGCGGTTTTTTTCAAGTAAACATTGGTGTTTAAACATGGCAGACTAATTTTTAGAAACTGCCTTATATAATTTTATCCAGCAGATTCATAATTGTTTCTGTTCTTTTTCCAGAAGTGTTAAGCATTACGACAAAAGGATATAAGCTTCCGTCTTTATTTTGAATATATCCTGCCCTTGTTTTAACCCCGGAAAGACCGCCGGTTTTGTAAAATGTCCGGCCTTTTTGCTTCATGAGTTTGTGCCAGGGTTTAAATTCTTGAAGTACTTTAAGCATCTGTACACATGATATCTTGTTTTTTCTTGATATTCCCGAACCTTCATCCATATAAAGATCATCTATTTTTAAAATATTTTTTATATAATCAGAAGCTGCCATGCGTCCTTTTTCAAGATTTCCAGGAGGGCCTGAGTTTTCAATCCCTGCTTTTATAAATAGTTGATTTGCAATAAAATTATTTGAATATCCCAGAAGTTTTTCTATAACCTGATCCAGAGAAAAACTAGATTGATACCTGAGAACAAGTTTATCGGTTTCATGAAATACCCTGCCTGTCTTTATTGTTCCTGTGCTGCTTATGCCCTGATTTTGAAAAAAATATTTAAACATATGGCCTGCATAAAGCACTGTTTCATTATTAATAGACGACAGCACTATTCTTTCCTGATTTAAACCTGATTTACGAACCCTGTTAATGACAAAATCCAGCAAAGGTGTCTGTGGTTCTGCGCTTATGTATTTTCCCTGAACCCTTTTAAAATTCACAGTATTAAAATTAACGCACAAGGCTCCGACTGGTGAGTCATAAGGATTTAATGTAGAGGTAACACCTGGAATTGTTACTGGATCAAAATATGAATCATCTAAAATCAAATCATTAAAATTATCTATTTTAGTTTTGAGCTTTTTAGCAATTTCAGGTATGATTTCAGATATAAGCAGGGGGTCTCCATATCCTTTTATCTTTAAACTGCCTGAATTATCCATGTAAAATTCTGTAATAAAGCGATGGTCTGATTTTAAATAATGCCGGGCTATAAGCGAGGTCAGTACCTTTAATGTTGAAGCAGGCAGCAGTTTTTTGCCGGCATTTTTGCTTATTAAGATTTTTCCATGTGAATCTGCAGCCAGGAGGGAATCGTTTGTTCCAATAAGATTTAAAAGCCTGGTCTGATCCTTTGCATAAAGAGTGTTTGTAAATACAAACAACAGGCAGATTAATATAAAATAAAAAAGTTTTCCAATATTAAGTTTCATCAGCATCTCCGCAGCCTTCTATTTCAAGGCTTTCAATTTCAATATCCCACGTACACCCTGCTTCTGTTTTGCCTTCTATAATATAATCGTTTTCAGGAAGATCATAAACCCTGAGCAGATTTATATCGCCATAACCTTCAGCCAGGGTCTGATAAATCTCTCTGCTTGAGCTGATAATCAACTCAAGATTATAAATACAATTTCCTGTATGGATAATACGGAACTGGGTTCTGCCATGTGCGGAAAATGGTTGATCGGCATTATCAGGTCTAATAGTGTAACTAAATAAAGGAGGCCCCTGACAGACATCTTCAGGCTCATAATAGTATGTTCCATCATCTGTTTCAGTATCTTCCTTACCCCCGACACTGCAGGATATTAATGCTGCAGTCATAAAAGATATAAACAGTATTTTAAGAAATTTTGAGTTCATTTTTCAATCTAATCCTTTCTTATAATCTTATATTTATTCAAAATAAAATCTAATTTATTGATGGCGCATATAAATAAAAAATATAAGAATAAGCAATGTAATACACCATCCTAAAACATAAATCACCATAGCGCGTTTAGCTTTTTCTTTTTCCAGCCAGGTACGGGGCCGAATGCCTTTAACAAAGAAAACAATCTTACTGGACAGATTTACACAAACAATATTGATGGCAAGCAGTAAACCTGCGCCAATGGCAAGGCTGATATTTCCATCGCCAAGCATAAGCCCCAGTGTTGCTGCTGGCGGAAGCAGGGCTACAGCTACCATAACTCCTACCAATACACTTGATAGACCTGTTGTCAGGGATAAAGCTGCAGCCGCACCTGATGCAAGAGCAAGGGCAACCGAATCCATGCCTGCTTCGGTACGTGCCAAAAGTTCAGTGCTTGTCAGAGCCTGGGGCCAAAATGCTCCAAGTACAACCGACATTCCCACAGCTAAAATCAGTCCTGCAAAAAGGGTTTGGGCAGATTTTCGCATCAGATTAATATCTCCTAATGCTGTGCCAAAACTCAACGCAAGATTCGGTCCAAGCAAAGGTGCAATAACCATAGCACCAATAACAACAGCAACATTGTTTTCAATCATTCCTATTGCAGCAACCAATGTTGATAATATGACTAGAACAGCAAAATTTAAATCCAGGCGCGCACTTTTTTCAACTCCTTCATAAAGTGCTTCCCGGGCTGCAACTGCAGAATCTTCTTTTTCCCGCTTTTCATCATCTGGTTTAGGCAGGGATGACTCTACAGGCAGGACAATTATCCTGGCAGTTGGTTGAGCGCCCAGTATATTCTGCAAAGTATCCAGCAGAAGCTGCAGTTTATCATCACTTACCAGCACCCGTATCTGGCGCATATTGTCATTACCCGCACTGCCAAGTCTAAAATCCTGTGCTTTAGCTTTTTTAGCTATTGCAAAAATAGTTTCTGAGCTGCCTGAATCAGCAATTATCTCAACATATTTCATCTTTTATTTTCCTTGAGGCTTATGGCATTATATGCTTTTTCAAGTTCTGGATTCTTGAAGAGGCATATTTATAATATTTCTTACTTTATCACTGAGTGTTTGTAAATCATCTTCATTATAATCTTTAACAGAAACTGGTTTATGTATAATCATGACAGCAGTACCTGGGAAAAGGTCAACTGTATCAGGGGGCAGGATATTTCGTGTTCCGATTATAGTAACAGGCAGGATGGGAAGTTCCAGGTCAAGAGCCATTTTAAAAGCCCCTTTTTTAAAACTGCCCAGTTCACCGGTTCTGCTTCTTGTTCCTTCAGGAAAAAAAATTACAGATGTACCGTTTATTATTTTCTTTTTTGCTGCATTAATAGCTGCAACAGCAGCTTTTTTATCAAAACGATTTATAAAGATATGGCCTATTTTTTCACAAGATATACCAATAAAAGGTATTTTTCTAAGCTCCTGTTTCATTACCCATTTAAAATCTATCCCAAGCCAGCCATATAAAAGAAAAATATCATACTGGCTCTGGTGGTTGGCAGCAATGATATAAGACTGATTTTTATCAATATTATCTTTTCCAATAATCTTTACAAACATAGGAGTTAGCCACCCGTTAAGTCTTGCCCAGGTTGAACCGCATAAAAAACTGGGCAGTCTGGGATCAAAGATCATACATAATAAAACAGCCAGGGTTCCAAAAAAAAATGTGGAGATAAAAAAAAAGGGGGCAAAAAAAAGCCATTTATAGGGTTGATAAATTAATTTTAAGATTTTTTTCAAAAAATAACCTCCAATATTTATAATAGAAATTTAAACTCATATGCCAGAATATTTATGAAACTTCAATTGTTTTTCTTTGAAAAAACATAGAGTTTAAAGCACTTTTATTTATTATAAATATATATACAGGATAAATAAAGGTATGTGAAGGTTTAAAAAATTGGGAAGATTGTTTGGTAAAAGCCAGGAATCAAGGGATCACGTGATTCCTGGAATGTATAAAATCAGTTTGCAGCCAGGACCTTTTCAGCTTCTTTTTTTCCGCTTTCAGTCATAAAGGATTTATTGATAATTTTTAAAATCCTGTCTTTTTCCATTGGATTTTCCTTATGTTTTTCTGACAGATTTTCAATAAGGTCAGCATCGTAAATTACCTTGAAATTTAAGGTTTCTTCATCCCTGGGATGATGATGATGTCCCACAATATCGCAGACCTCATTAATCAGGGTTTCATTTGCTCCAAGCCTGGTTAAAATCTCCCTTGCAATGGGAGGTCCTTCTTGTTCCTGGTATTTTGGTGCTGTACTGTTAAATTTTCGTTCTGCTTCATGAATACCAATATCATGAAGAT from the Desulfonema limicola genome contains:
- a CDS encoding GNAT family N-acetyltransferase, encoding MQTPVLNKNYPRQYESWLKLKNGKEVFLRPIMETDGNLIIDLFNKMSPQSIYLRFLRNLDALTENMISHFTHVDYNKEFALAAVVKECGKDAVIAVGRYGYDPDENTTDLAVAVRDDWQNAGLGKPLLMKVVNIAKEHGISHFTGMMDPQNMIIRKVLQELGFKVQYSSKSGFFQVNIGV
- a CDS encoding D-alanyl-D-alanine carboxypeptidase/D-alanyl-D-alanine-endopeptidase gives rise to the protein MKLNIGKLFYFILICLLFVFTNTLYAKDQTRLLNLIGTNDSLLAADSHGKILISKNAGKKLLPASTLKVLTSLIARHYLKSDHRFITEFYMDNSGSLKIKGYGDPLLISEIIPEIAKKLKTKIDNFNDLILDDSYFDPVTIPGVTSTLNPYDSPVGALCVNFNTVNFKRVQGKYISAEPQTPLLDFVINRVRKSGLNQERIVLSSINNETVLYAGHMFKYFFQNQGISSTGTIKTGRVFHETDKLVLRYQSSFSLDQVIEKLLGYSNNFIANQLFIKAGIENSGPPGNLEKGRMAASDYIKNILKIDDLYMDEGSGISRKNKISCVQMLKVLQEFKPWHKLMKQKGRTFYKTGGLSGVKTRAGYIQNKDGSLYPFVVMLNTSGKRTETIMNLLDKII
- a CDS encoding TIGR00341 family protein, whose product is MKYVEIIADSGSSETIFAIAKKAKAQDFRLGSAGNDNMRQIRVLVSDDKLQLLLDTLQNILGAQPTARIIVLPVESSLPKPDDEKREKEDSAVAAREALYEGVEKSARLDLNFAVLVILSTLVAAIGMIENNVAVVIGAMVIAPLLGPNLALSFGTALGDINLMRKSAQTLFAGLILAVGMSVVLGAFWPQALTSTELLARTEAGMDSVALALASGAAAALSLTTGLSSVLVGVMVAVALLPPAATLGLMLGDGNISLAIGAGLLLAINIVCVNLSSKIVFFVKGIRPRTWLEKEKAKRAMVIYVLGWCITLLILIFFIYMRHQ
- a CDS encoding lysophospholipid acyltransferase family protein encodes the protein MKKILKLIYQPYKWLFFAPFFFISTFFFGTLAVLLCMIFDPRLPSFLCGSTWARLNGWLTPMFVKIIGKDNIDKNQSYIIAANHQSQYDIFLLYGWLGIDFKWVMKQELRKIPFIGISCEKIGHIFINRFDKKAAVAAINAAKKKIINGTSVIFFPEGTRSRTGELGSFKKGAFKMALDLELPILPVTIIGTRNILPPDTVDLFPGTAVMIIHKPVSVKDYNEDDLQTLSDKVRNIINMPLQESRT